From the genome of Medicago truncatula cultivar Jemalong A17 chromosome 2, MtrunA17r5.0-ANR, whole genome shotgun sequence:
caataaaattgttttttctctgaaaaaaaaaaaaaaggcatatgGAAGTTAATATTATTCTTTAAGTTATGTGTCTTCATATATTTTTCCATTCCTTTTTTTATATACGGACAAATTGAGTCCTGATAATAAGAGCACAGTAATACTTATAAACGCACAGTAATGTTATTTACTAGAAGGAAAAAAACCATAACTATTGACAGAGCAGAGTTGTGATAAGTATCTAAGCACATGGAGAACCCAAACTTAAAAACTAACTATCAAGGGGGAAGAACCAGGCAACTTAATTACTCCACTGAACATGTTAGATGGGGGACTTGGGCACCCTATAATTTTCAAGTACCTAACATAGCACTGCCATTGAGAGCCGATGTCTCGGCGACTGGCATTCTACGACGCTTTACTCAGCCAATTCCAATCAGCCCCTCCGCAGGTAGTCCTTTCCGAGCCACCGACAACCAGTTCTAATTACAATTGATAAGTATCTAAATACTTAGAAAATCCGCCCTTAAATACTTAGAACCAAACCACTTAAATACTCCACTGGGCACCCCATAATATCCAAGTCCCTATCAAGTTGATTATCAACTAAGCAATAGGGATCTCACAATTCATACCTAGTAGACTTTCATGTGTATAGGAGTATGTCTTAGATGGACAACTTATTCTCATGCCCTTCTCTAATTGCTTAAACTTCTATGCGTAGGATCTAGAGGTTGTTTGGCAAACAATACTAAATACAGTTGAATGATCATAGAATCATAAAAAGGAAGATAAAAGGATAGATAACAAGACgactcaaataaaataaaaacaaagacatgacaaacaaatattaatttcaaagtCAATACTTTGCTTTATCTGATCCTCCCTCATTCTCATTGCTAAAGGATCCCTTCGGATGCGAACATCAGTCCCCATCATTACACGATACTCTCGGTCAGTTTGGTTGGAAAACATTTCAATTAGTTGAGTAGTTTCATCTTCACCAGTCTCTTCgaaatgcttctgaatagcttcaTGAGATGTGTCTCTCTTCCATGCCTTTACCCATTCGGAATAGTACGCAATTGGACCAATCCTTTCCAGTTTCTCTTGCTCAGCCTCAAGCCTGCAAAAATTGGAaattttcaacattttcctAGTAAATTTTTTCAGGTAACTCTCCTTATAACAAATTCCCATGACATATTGTGGTAAACTTTATCAGGTTACTCTCCTTAATCCATGATGTTAATCACATCAAGTAATTTACTCATTCTTCAAGAAACTACTGTTCAACCTTTCTATTGAGTTTCTTGTTTGCAGTACTTCTTATTTCTTATATGTTCTGCATTAAGATTCACTACAGAAAACGCCAGTTTCATTTCTATTCTAATCAGAACTATGTTGTGAGCATAAAAGTCCGCAATACCTTTCTTCCTTATAAAGATGGCGCCTGGCTCGGTAAAGAGCAGTTTCTGTTAATGTTGGTTCTTCACCATAAAGCTTTACTTGCCCAGTTTCTGCCATGGCTTTCAGGAAAACCTGAAAATATTATAGAGAAATTCAGACACAAGGTGTAAGACTGCACAAAACCGGTAAATGCATACACAGACACAAGCACACACATTGTAATTACAGCATCAAAAAACTTTTCCAAGACAATTTAATGCACACTAACCGTTTCAGTGTCAGGTCTCCTCCTTTGCCATCTGGACCATTGTTCTTTCTCCGGCTTTCTCCAATTCCACCACAGTTCCTCACTCGTAAGTGTTCCTTCTATCGGCTTTTTAATTTTCGGATCAATAAATGGATGAGGAGCTCCAAATTTCTTATCAAGTTTGTACTCAGTCTCTTCTTCCTCAGGCTCAGACTGATAAACAACATAGTCGGACGTGAACTCCTCAGAATCTTCTTGAGGTTCAACCAAAACCTCAGGAAGACCAGGGTCATCCAATTCAACATTCCCCTCAACGTTACCCTCAGAGGAAGAACCAGAAACCGAAGTTCTATAACTCTTCCTCCTACTACCAGGGTTACTACCATATGACGGAGAACCTAACGATTCTCCCATCGGAGTAGGCGCCCTAGCAGCCCTGACTTGCTCAACAGTTCCTTCAGGCCAATACTCAACTTCAGGAATACTTGCTCTAGCACCCGAGGCCGGCTCAAGCTGACCAGAGGTGGAGTCCATGTAACTATAATAAGGTGGACGTTCAACTGTCACATAATCAATAActtcatctttattttcttcatctttctttaTTTCATCATTCTTTTCACATCTTATGCAACTATATGAAGGTAACTTCTTTCTTGATTTTCTGAAACCAACTCTACATGGTAAATTGCCAACACCCACCAAGTACGTTGATGTCTACATGGTCGCAAGCATTTTACACTATAAATTAGCTCCATATTACATGTTATAAAGTAATACAACATAGGGTCGGTTTGGCAAGCACGATAAGCTAACTTGTAGCtgctagcttataagctcgtatGACTAAAAAAGACTTGTTTGGTAACTATCATTTTCTCACGAGgtaatcttaattgaaaaaaaaaaaaaacttaatattaattgaacatttcttttttatttcatatttacaaGCTAGTTCAGCGGCCAACTTTACCAAACATTATAAATTCAATCAGCTACCTTATCcgctatcagctaacttatcaaCCATCCATTATGGCTCtgtttggcaaaaaaaaaaaaaaaaaaaaaacagcgcATAGTTGATAAGCTAACTTATAATGGATGAACTTATACCGGATAAGCTAACTGATTGAATATGTAGTGCTTAGtcaaattagttgttgaagtagcttgtaaatatgaaatgacataaaaactatatgtttaattaatatttaaaactttgaaagaaaaagtaataagctataagctaattGAATTAACTTAACAAAATAAGATATTAGCtagtaaaaatgttaaaaaaacgagtctttttttttttctttctagcaaACAGAAGCATAATGAAACAAGATATATAACTTTAAAGGAAAATAAGTGATAAAATATGTAATTCTTGAGTTTATTCaattctaaaattgatttttttatatatatggtaTGAATTAATGAAATGTAAAGTGGGTTTAAGAAAGAGTATTGAAGAAACCCAGACGGTAAATAATTAAAGTTTGGAAGATGCTAACCTGAAAATGGTTGAAGGACAAGTTGGGTAGAAGATTGGCTTGAATTAAAGACATAACGGTGCCGTTTTGCAGAAGTTCAAACGTCGTCCGGAGAGGGAGAAGAACTCAGAAGCTCGCTCAACTCATCTGTTCTACCTCTATTGCTACACTACCTCCCTtatcattttccatttttctctatttccttttttaaaatgcttaatatgttttaattaatgtctaaatgtttgaataaattttagTGTGTTTGATTCTAAGGtaactaaaattgattttgaataaattcaTTCTCAcatgtttgattgtttttttttaattttgcttgaatatatttatagttcaaatttaaatgaaagagaagaaattattttatggGTTTAAATCtagttgaagaagaaaatattaatcTATCTACtaacatttataacaaaaataatctCTTCATTTTAGTTTATAAGTTTTgtacacaaattaaaaaattatttaattgatgatGTGCATTTTAATAAAATACTCTTGACGATCATTAATTTTTTCTCACAAAACTATCATTAATACTTATATTCcattgttttaaaacaaaaataaaacgttAAAACTAACATTTAAAAAGAAGGCTcttgtttccttaaaaaaaaaaaaaaaatcttgctaCAACATTAAAACTTTAAGGAAGAGTCTTTCTCCATTTGGATTTCCACAAAGTTGAAAGAATCAGTTTCAATAATTGCGCACAAATGAttccaaattataaaaaatacacttctaattttttttaaatcaaataatctaGCCACCATATGCTCACGGGacacatttaatatatattttttactcgcacacatataataattaaaaaataaaagttcgATTGTTAAATACACATAACCGTGTCCCGTGAGCTCTGCTCGGTTGGTAGGGAcaaatgcattttatatgcaggggtcggggttcgaaccccggacaccccactcctccacatttaaaatgtgtgagctccagccactaggctacctgaccaaaaaaaaaaaaaaatacacataaccGTTTTTATCGTTGTTTCAGTTATTAGGCCTTAGACTTGCCACCTGTGAATCTGAGGAGGATGGTCACATTCACTTCCACCTTTCTCTTCCTTCTCTTATCTCCTCTCATTTCATGTCTCTTGATTTTATCAACCAATCTTCAAACAATTAATCTGTAATTACAAATAAATCCATGTAATGGCATCCATGAAGCTGGGATCAAAGCCTGAAGCTTTTCGTCGTGAAGGTCAAACATGGTCAGCACTCATTTCTCTATATCAACATTGAtccttatattattatatataatatgtgaCATTAACAATGTGtgtaattttgttgttgtttttgttaatgTTCCCTATCTCAAAATAGAACCTtaaatttcatttgatttttttggataGTGAGAATAGGTTTCTCAATTGTATCTACAAATTCCCTTACTTATTGGATAATTGACCATGATCTTatcttgttttttaatttaagggtTTGTACAACAGGACTTCCAAGTGATGTTACTATTGAAGTTGGCGAAATTTCTTTTCTCCTCCACAAGgtacttttttatttaactttaaaaCTTATTGCacactttttcttataaatccACTCACATAGTACCTCATACCACCCTAAA
Proteins encoded in this window:
- the LOC11438320 gene encoding protein PLASTID TRANSCRIPTIONALLY ACTIVE 12, chloroplastic gives rise to the protein MSLIQANLLPNLSFNHFQTSTYLVGVGNLPCRVGFRKSRKKLPSYSCIRCEKNDEIKKDEENKDEVIDYVTVERPPYYSYMDSTSGQLEPASGARASIPEVEYWPEGTVEQVRAARAPTPMGESLGSPSYGSNPGSRRKSYRTSVSGSSSEGNVEGNVELDDPGLPEVLVEPQEDSEEFTSDYVVYQSEPEEEETEYKLDKKFGAPHPFIDPKIKKPIEGTLTSEELWWNWRKPEKEQWSRWQRRRPDTETVFLKAMAETGQVKLYGEEPTLTETALYRARRHLYKEERLEAEQEKLERIGPIAYYSEWVKAWKRDTSHEAIQKHFEETGEDETTQLIEMFSNQTDREYRVMMGTDVRIRRDPLAMRMREDQIKQIWGGDPVYPTVNYIQDPDEVIDYRGADFHEPTPNMLPFLKEHGKIISREELEKILEKQKTEQVEMTDIDEAMAKAVDIGENDDEEDSDVDVEEVVGEGEEEEEVEAEGDEEEDESKIDRNWSVLKTTPQLRKSKPKPKKEGPMTLDEAVGDSENLTDFLLDFEEE